From one Patescibacteria group bacterium genomic stretch:
- a CDS encoding uridine kinase, producing the protein MAESFIIAIAGGSGSGKSTLTDNLAHSALAGRVSVLRLDYYFRPENRIPLAADGSLNYDHPSALDIRRFVLDLRILRQGQPVEVNIQDPRMARIEQVAEGGTKRIPAAPIIVVDGFLALWPPAARSLFDFSVFLDAPVDLRLKRRLPVQNRRYLEEVFQPMEARYVMPTKTYADLVLNVAALPPDLVLQQVLDALQLRHREH; encoded by the coding sequence ATGGCAGAATCGTTCATCATCGCGATCGCCGGAGGATCCGGATCCGGAAAATCCACGCTCACCGACAACCTCGCGCACTCGGCGTTGGCTGGCCGCGTTTCCGTCTTGCGACTCGATTATTATTTCCGGCCCGAAAACCGCATACCGCTCGCCGCGGACGGCTCGCTCAATTACGACCATCCATCAGCCCTGGATATCCGTCGTTTCGTGCTGGATCTGCGGATACTGCGCCAGGGCCAGCCTGTCGAAGTGAACATCCAGGATCCGCGAATGGCCCGGATCGAACAGGTGGCGGAAGGCGGAACCAAGCGCATTCCGGCGGCACCCATCATCGTCGTTGACGGTTTCCTGGCGCTCTGGCCGCCGGCCGCGCGATCGCTATTTGATTTCTCGGTCTTCCTCGACGCTCCTGTCGACCTGAGGCTCAAACGGCGGCTGCCGGTCCAAAACCGACGCTATCTCGAAGAGGTCTTCCAGCCCATGGAGGCGCGCTACGTGATGCCGACGAAAACTTATGCCGATCTGGTCCTCAACGTCGCCGCGCTGCCGCCCGATCTCGTCCTCCAGCAGGTGCTGGACGCGCTGCAGCTCCGCCACCGGGAACACTGA
- a CDS encoding PDZ domain-containing protein, with translation MITAKRAFYAILVVLSFSACNKRPTENVPAEKPRASWIGVQLGTVTAQELAEAGITIAANTTAVMIVDVVPTTPADGVLKQNDILLKVGAEPATDSDRVTETIQKSPAGQAIEITVLRDNREMTVVLAPETKPLPTALLDRIYVGRPLAPLPSDDVEVFVLDGQGGIVPASKCVPRDGQTCPKLDHQSKQFALAAGKATILLSWAPCDQSTENTEFLAALKSWHDRYGAQGLEIVSLIQNSPCRLAECQKYIPLHPHMTLVYNYGPRLFHELTAPNVLVLDKQGVVRATAGTIAYLSAIANDVLPKLLGEPQQ, from the coding sequence ATGATCACCGCGAAACGCGCGTTCTACGCCATCTTGGTCGTCCTGTCGTTCAGCGCCTGCAACAAGCGTCCCACCGAGAACGTCCCGGCCGAAAAACCCCGAGCTTCCTGGATCGGAGTCCAACTCGGCACAGTGACCGCCCAGGAACTGGCGGAAGCAGGGATCACGATCGCGGCAAATACGACCGCCGTCATGATCGTGGATGTCGTCCCGACAACCCCGGCCGACGGTGTCCTGAAGCAAAACGACATCTTGCTGAAAGTCGGCGCCGAACCGGCAACCGACTCTGATCGGGTCACCGAGACTATCCAGAAATCGCCAGCCGGCCAAGCGATCGAAATAACCGTGCTACGCGATAACCGGGAAATGACCGTCGTGCTGGCCCCGGAAACTAAACCGCTGCCCACGGCGCTGCTCGATCGCATCTACGTCGGCCGGCCTCTGGCTCCGTTGCCATCAGACGATGTCGAGGTCTTCGTACTGGACGGACAAGGCGGCATCGTGCCAGCCTCGAAGTGCGTCCCGCGAGACGGACAGACCTGCCCAAAATTGGACCATCAGAGCAAGCAGTTCGCTCTGGCCGCGGGCAAGGCCACGATCCTGCTGTCCTGGGCGCCGTGCGACCAATCCACCGAGAACACCGAGTTCCTCGCCGCTCTCAAGAGCTGGCATGACCGCTACGGCGCACAGGGTCTTGAGATCGTCTCCCTCATCCAGAATTCACCGTGTCGGTTGGCAGAATGCCAAAAATATATCCCGCTGCATCCGCACATGACGCTGGTGTACAATTACGGCCCCAGGCTGTTCCACGAGCTCACGGCTCCCAATGTCCTGGTGCTGGACAAGCAGGGCGTGGTCCGCGCCACGGCCGGCACGATCGCCTACCTGAGCGCGATCGCCAACGACGTGCTTCCGAAACTCCTTGGCGAGCCTCAGCAATGA
- the rpmG gene encoding 50S ribosomal protein L33 yields MSQESLIKLECTACKRVNYQSKKNKKKLKERLELAKFCKWCKKHAPHKETK; encoded by the coding sequence ATGTCTCAGGAATCACTCATCAAACTGGAATGCACCGCCTGCAAGCGCGTCAATTACCAGTCCAAGAAGAACAAGAAGAAGCTCAAGGAGCGCCTGGAGCTCGCCAAGTTCTGCAAATGGTGCAAGAAGCACGCGCCTCACAAGGAGACCAAGTAA
- a CDS encoding ATP-binding protein, with amino-acid sequence MAQKSIYFEGITAETDEFKRQSRMLTIYSAVLMTLILTYGVFRLLNGLWASGSAEIVLGTGLAVNYLLFLKHRNLTYAKPAISLVTLIVSIVILVSGGTNGTAIYWANTFPSLIFLLQGIRVGLIHNIIFFASHIAFALAVQAGMVESYYTFNQLQQSWVTMLMLNILGYIAESGWEKSRRTIEAQRERLRTLLADLPVGVIMVAADGTPLAANDSVKIIFGRPILPTIKAKDFAEAYHISKENGQPLTTDEMPTLAALTTGKPVIRTGLFVTRPDGSVTVIRVSAAPIIDAKGKVTAVVAVYEDMTKEHEIDQIKSEFVSLASHQLKTPLTAIKWTVESLLDGADTMTANQKQMLADMDTTAERLNRLVSDLLNVSRIETGRKFNIVKKPTDIAAVIRKAAAEASVVAAKRQVVIDASKLPDDLICDVDEAKIHEVFANIIGNAVKYSSEAGRVEIGVSATDQRGPTIYVKDGGIGIPKTQQAKVFQRFFRASNVEADIEGTGLGLYIVRAIVEKHGGRVWFESEEGFDTTFFVALPAVAPTPAADDPAVAPKT; translated from the coding sequence ATGGCGCAAAAAAGCATCTATTTCGAAGGGATCACTGCCGAAACGGACGAATTCAAGCGTCAGAGCCGCATGCTGACGATCTATTCGGCGGTTCTGATGACCCTGATCTTAACGTATGGCGTGTTCAGACTATTGAACGGCCTCTGGGCATCCGGATCAGCCGAAATCGTATTAGGCACGGGACTCGCGGTGAACTACCTTCTCTTCCTGAAGCATCGCAACCTGACCTACGCGAAACCGGCAATTTCCCTTGTCACCCTGATCGTGAGCATCGTGATCCTGGTGAGCGGCGGCACCAATGGCACCGCCATCTATTGGGCGAATACTTTTCCATCCCTGATCTTCCTGCTTCAGGGCATCCGCGTGGGCCTGATCCACAACATCATCTTCTTCGCCTCGCATATCGCTTTCGCGTTAGCCGTGCAAGCCGGCATGGTGGAGTCATACTACACTTTCAATCAGCTGCAGCAATCCTGGGTGACCATGCTCATGTTGAATATTCTCGGTTACATCGCGGAAAGCGGCTGGGAAAAATCGCGCCGCACCATCGAAGCGCAGCGCGAACGTCTGCGCACGCTCCTCGCCGATCTGCCGGTCGGCGTCATCATGGTTGCCGCAGACGGCACGCCCTTAGCCGCCAACGACAGCGTTAAGATAATTTTCGGCCGGCCGATCCTCCCGACCATCAAAGCCAAAGATTTCGCGGAAGCCTACCACATAAGCAAAGAGAACGGCCAACCGCTCACCACGGATGAAATGCCGACGCTCGCGGCGCTTACGACCGGCAAACCGGTCATTCGCACAGGACTGTTCGTCACCCGCCCCGACGGCTCAGTGACGGTCATTCGCGTATCTGCCGCCCCGATCATCGACGCTAAGGGCAAAGTGACGGCGGTCGTGGCTGTATACGAGGACATGACCAAGGAACACGAGATCGATCAAATAAAATCCGAATTCGTCTCGCTCGCCAGCCACCAGCTCAAGACGCCGCTTACGGCGATCAAATGGACCGTCGAGTCGCTCCTGGACGGAGCCGACACTATGACCGCGAACCAAAAGCAGATGCTCGCGGACATGGACACTACCGCCGAACGCCTGAACCGCCTCGTTTCCGACCTTCTGAATGTCTCGCGCATCGAGACGGGCCGAAAATTCAACATCGTCAAAAAACCGACGGATATCGCGGCCGTGATCAGAAAAGCCGCCGCCGAAGCCTCTGTTGTGGCAGCCAAACGACAGGTGGTCATCGACGCGTCGAAACTGCCCGACGACCTGATCTGCGATGTAGACGAGGCCAAGATCCATGAGGTCTTCGCGAACATCATCGGCAACGCGGTGAAATATTCGTCCGAAGCTGGGCGCGTGGAGATCGGGGTCAGCGCGACGGACCAGCGCGGCCCGACCATCTACGTGAAAGATGGCGGCATCGGCATTCCGAAAACGCAGCAAGCCAAGGTCTTCCAGCGGTTTTTCCGCGCCTCAAACGTGGAGGCAGACATCGAGGGCACCGGACTAGGCCTCTACATCGTGAGAGCGATCGTCGAAAAACACGGCGGCCGAGTCTGGTTCGAATCCGAGGAAGGATTCGACACGACGTTCTTCGTCGCCCTGCCGGCCGTCGCGCCGACACCGGCCGCCGATGATCCGGCCGTCGCGCCCAAAACCTGA
- a CDS encoding TspO/MBR family protein → MTTYDWYQQLLKPSWAPPAYLFGPVWTVLYIAIAVSFGRVFLLAAQKKIAFIVVLPFILNLIFNFAFTPIQFGLKNNFLAAADILLVLGTLVWAMVAIFPQARWIAYAQIPYLLWVSFATVLQLTVTWLNK, encoded by the coding sequence ATGACTACTTACGACTGGTATCAACAACTCCTGAAACCCTCCTGGGCGCCGCCGGCTTACCTCTTCGGGCCGGTCTGGACGGTCTTGTATATCGCGATCGCCGTCTCGTTCGGCCGCGTTTTCCTGCTGGCCGCGCAGAAAAAGATCGCTTTCATCGTCGTTTTGCCGTTCATCCTCAACCTGATCTTTAATTTCGCGTTCACGCCCATCCAGTTCGGACTCAAGAATAATTTTCTGGCGGCCGCTGATATCCTGCTGGTCCTGGGCACGCTCGTCTGGGCGATGGTCGCGATCTTTCCGCAGGCGCGCTGGATCGCTTACGCCCAGATCCCGTATCTGCTTTGGGTTTCTTTTGCGACGGTGCTGCAGCTGACCGTGACGTGGCTCAATAAGTAG